Proteins from a genomic interval of Medicago truncatula cultivar Jemalong A17 chromosome 3, MtrunA17r5.0-ANR, whole genome shotgun sequence:
- the LOC11423003 gene encoding F-box/kelch-repeat protein At3g23880 translates to MAQSSDAVSSHPLTVETTTTQKNRSTGTLTCPPPELPTLPFDVLPEILCRLPVKLLVQLRCLCKFFNSLISDPKFAKKHLQLSTKRHHLMVTSKNNLGELVHHDSPIPSLFSTSTVITQTQLYPPTNLTNGHKFMLVRCYCDGIFCCVVLNGVSFFLWNPSIRKFKLLPPLENSRGHVFQISFGYDHFIDDYKVIGVSSENEVSVYTLGTDYWTRIKDIPYSDPIYGNGVFVSGTVNWLACDDSCILSLDLEKESYQQLFLPDFENENDSLILSVLRDCLCVFATIDRILNVWIMKEYGNRESWTKLYSVPNMQDRGLDAYEDLEPYTVSYISEDDQLLVGFFHFQSRIRKLVVYDSKTDTLNIPEFQNNYEPEYSNVYIESLISP, encoded by the coding sequence ATGGCGCAGAGTAGTGACGCCGTTTCTTCTCATCCACTCACGGTGGAAACAACCACCACTCAGAAGAATCGATCCACCGGAACCCTAACATGCCCACCACCGGAGCTTCCAACTCTTCCTTTTGATGTCCTGCCTGAGATTCTGTGTAGGCTTCCGGTGAAATTACTGGTACAGCTTCGATGCCTTTGTAagtttttcaattctttaatttctGATCCTAAATTCGCAAAAAAGCATCTTCAATTGTCAACAAAGCGCCACCACCTCATGGTAACCTCAAAAAACAACTTGGGTGAGTTGGTTCATCATGATTCCCCAATACCCTCGCTTTTTTCTACTTCTACCGTTATTACACAGACCCAACTTTACCCTCCTACTAATCTCACAAATGGACATAAATTTATGTTGGTAAGGTGCTATTGTGATGGCATCTTTTGTTGCGTGGTGCTTAATGGCGTTTCTTTTTTTCTGTGGAACCCTTCCATTAGAAAGTTTAAGTTATTGCCTCCTTTGGAAAATTCACGCGGACATGTTTTTCAAATAAGCTTTGGGTATGATCATTTCATTGATGATTATAAGGTCATTGGTGTTTCTTCCGAAAATGAAGTTAGTGTTTATACTTTGGGGACTGATTATTGGACAAGAATCAAGGACATCCCATATTCTGACCCCATTTATGGAAACGGAGTATTCGTTAGTGGCACTGTTAATTGGTTAGCATGTGATGATTCATGTATTCTTTCTCTTGATTTAGAGAAGGAGTCATATCAACAACTTTTCCTACCTGATTTTGAGAATGAGAATGATTCGTTGATCTTAAGTGTGCTGAGGGATTGCTTGTGTGTTTTTGCAACTATTGATAGGATTTTGAATGTTTGGATTATGAAGGAGTATGGAAATCGAGAGTCTTGGACTAAATTGTATAGTGTTCCTAACATGCAAGATCGGGGTTTAGACGCCTATGAAGATCTCGAACCCTATACTGTTTCATATATTTCTGAGGATGACCAACTGCTGGTGgggttttttcattttcaaagtcGCATTAGGAAGTTGGTTGTTTATGATTCCAAGACTGATACTTTGAATATTCCAGAGTTTCAAAACAACTATGAACCGGAATACTCAAATGTCTACATTGAGAGTTTGATATCACCTTAA
- the LOC11420342 gene encoding F-box/kelch-repeat protein At3g23880, with protein sequence MEMAQVSDSRSFTAETTTRTQLPTLPFDVLPEILFRLPVKLLVQLRCLCKFFNSLISDPKFAKKHLQLSTKRHHLMRKCRNISRELVLYDSPIPSVFSTSTVVTQTQLYPPNGDTYTSVKCSCDGIFCGKLNNGSYFLWNPSIRKFQLLPPLKNPYEDYFSISFGYDHSIDNYKVILVSDKNEVSVNTLGTDYWTRMQDIPYSYGICRRGVFVSGTLNWLALDDSKILSLDLKKESYQLLLLPDYKCHSWIFLDVVRDCLCISAASDMFMDVWIMKHYGNKESWTKLYTVPNMQDRGLEAYNALYISEDDQLLVECLEIESDNDKLVVYDSKTGTSNIPEFQNKYDLIYSNVYIESLISP encoded by the coding sequence ATGGAAATGGCGCAGGTTAGCGATTCTCGGTCATTCACGGCGGAAACAACAACCCGAACCCAGCTTCCCACTCTTCCCTTTGATGTCCTGCCTGAGATTCTGTTTAGGTTACCTGTCAAATTACTCGTACAGCTTCGGTGCCTTTGTAAGTTTTTCAATTCTCTTATTTCTGATCCTAAATTCGCAAAGAAACACCTTCAATTGTCAACAAAGCGCCACCACCTCATGCGAAAATGTCGTAACATATCACGTGAGTTAGTTCTGTATGATTCGCCAATCCCATCCGTATTTTCTACTTCAACCGTTGTTACACAGACACAACTTTACCCTCCTAATGGAGATACCTACACATCAGTGAAGTGCTCTTGCGATGGCATATTTTGTGGTAAGCTCAATAATGGTTCTTATTTCTTGTGGAACCCTTCCATTAGAAAATTTCAGCTATTGCCTCCTTTGAAAAATCCATACGAAGATTACTTTTCCATAAGCTTTGGGTATGATCATTCTATTGATAACTACAAGGTCATTCTTGTTTCTGACAAAAACGAAGTTAGTGTTAATACTTTGGGGACTGATTATTGGACAAGAATGCAGGACATCCCATATTCTTACGGCATTTGTAGACGGGGAGTATTTGTGAGTGGCACTCTTAATTGGTTGGCCCTTGATGATTCAAAAATTCTTTCTCTTGATTTAAAGAAGGagtcatatcaactgcttttgCTACCTGATTACAAGTGTCATTCGTGGATCTTCTTGGATGTAGTGAGGGATTGCTTGTGTATCTCTGCAGCTAGTGATATGTTTATGGATGTTTGGATTATGAAACACTATGGAAATAAAGAGTCTTGGACTAAATTGTACACTGTTCCTAACATGCAAGATCGGGGTTTAGAAGCCTACAATGCTTTATACATTTCTGAGGATGACCAACTGTTGGTCGAGTGTCTTGAGATTGAAAGTGACAATGATAAGTTGGTTGTTTACGATTCCAAAACTGGTACTTCGAATATTCCTGagtttcaaaacaaatatgacCTGATATACTCAAATGTCTACATTGAGAGTTTGATATCACCTTAA
- the LOC11408531 gene encoding F-box/kelch-repeat protein At3g23880 isoform X1, with protein MSQGNNNRNDVETTNTQRQRLVAGTLTCPPLELPTLLFDLLPEILCRLPVKLLVQLRCLCKFFNSLISDPKFAKKHLRMSTKRRYIMLTNYNPSTRRDDEFVMYDSPIPLPFSTSAVLTQTQLHIPSTLTNGNHGVRLICSCDGVFCGQLNNDSYFLWNPSITKFKLLPPLENHEWTSLSFGYDHFIDNYKVIVVSDENEVRVNTLGTDYWRKIEDIHCYTKYGPGIFVCGTVNWVSWDVIISLDLEKESCQELCPPDFGNENNWWNLGVLRDCLCVFAGSDEYWDVWIMKEYGNKEFWTKLYTIPTIVYAEFLQDQGLVVDQDLLVNAALYISEDDQLLVKCYQLDNNHGATLAYIKFVVYDSKTGTLNIPEFQNNYEHRDAIFYIESLISP; from the coding sequence ATGTCGCAGGGAAATAACAACCGAAACGACGTCGAAACAACCAACACTCAGAGGCAGCGATTGGTCGCCGGAACCCTAACATGCCCACCGCTGGAACTTCCAACTCTTCTTTTCGATCTTTTGCCTGAGATTCTGTGCAGGCTTCCGGTGAAATTACTAGTACAGCTTCGATGCCTTTGTAAGttcttcaattctttaatttctGATCCTAAATTCGCAAAGAAACATCTTCGTATGTCAACCAAGCGCCGCTACATCATGCTAACAAATTATAATCCTTCCACGCGTAGAGATGATGAGTTTGTTATGTATGATTccccaatccctttgcctttttCTACTTCTGCAGTTCTTACACAAACACAACTACACATTCCTAGTACTCTCACAAATGGAAATCATGGCGTGCGTCTGATTTGCTCTTGCGATGGCGTGTTTTGTGGTCAGCTCAATAATGATTCTTATTTCTTGTGGAACCCTTCCATTACAAAGTTTAAGTTATTGCCTCCTTTGGAGAATCACGAATGGACATCACTAAGCTTTGGATATGATCATTTCATTGATAATTATAAGGTCATTGTTGTTTCTGACGAAAATGAAGTTAGGGTTAATACTTTGGGGACTGATTATTGGAGAAAGATAGAGGACATCCATTGTTACACCAAGTATGGCCCGGGGATATTTGTGTGTGGCACTGTTAATTGGGTTTCATGGGATGTCATTATTTCTCTTGATTTAGAGAAGGAGTCATGTCAAGAGCTTTGCCCACCTGACTTTGGGAATGAAAATAATTGGTGGAATTTGGGTGTGCTCAGGGATTGCTTGTGTGTCTTTGCAGGTAGTGATGAATATTGGGATGTTTGGATTATGAAGGAGTatggaaataaggagttttggaCTAAACTGTACACTATTCCTACCATAGTATATGCAGAGTTTTTGCAAGATCAGGGTTTAGTAGTCGATCAGGATTTATTAGTCAATGCTGCTTTATATATTTCAGAGGATGACCAACTGTTGGTGAAATGTTATCAGCTTGATAATAATCATGGTGCGACACTAGCCTATATCAAGTTTGTTGTTTATGATTCCAAAACTGGCACTTTGAATATTCCTGAGTTTCAAAACAACTATGAGCATAGAGATGCAATTTTCTACATTGAGAGTTTGATATCACCTTAA
- the LOC112419817 gene encoding uncharacterized protein encodes MPLFPRTATDQRIWKATADGSYTVKSAYRLCSDLITAINPIQHDYRWNSIWNLQIPPRVRAFLWRLAQHCLPTRANLLTCGIPCDDSLHPQQQVLAAMTLWSLWKSRNSKLWEATDTTPISIVTRAKDAINEWSCMQREKAPIHHANSVHSWIKPPIGTIKCNVDAAAFNNNSIMGYGMCFRDYTGTFLLGKSDFYHSSATVLEAESLALLDAIKVAISNEMHVVLFETDSKILADALTNNSSPTNEFGDLVTQCRSLLLDKPDFAVSYVGKQIVLLIVLLELRYLILAPIFFIMYCLLCTA; translated from the exons ATGCCTTTATTCCCTCGTACTGCTACTGATCAGCGCATCTGGAAGGCTACTGCAGACGGATCTTACACTGTCAAATCAGCATATCGTCTTTGTTCAGACCTTATAACTGCCATCAATCCCATCCAACATGATTATCGTTGGAATTCTATATGGAATTTGCAGATCCCACCACGAGTTCGAGCTTTTCTTTGGCGCCTTGCTCAACATTGTCTGCCAACTCGTGCTAATCTTCTTACCTGTGGTATTCCATGTGATGACTC GTTACACCCGCAGCAGCAAGTATTAGCTGCTATGACTCTCTGGAGCTTGTGGAAGAGTCGTAATTCCAAACTTTGGGAGGCCACAGATACTACTCCAATTTCTATTGTCACTCGAGCAAAGGATGCCATCAACGAATGGAGTTGTATGCAACGAGAAAAGGCACCAATTCACCACGCAAATTCTGTCCACTCCTGGATCAAACCACCGATAGGTACAATTAAATGCAATGTCGATGCAGCTgcatttaataataattctaTCATGGGGTATGGTATGTGTTTTCGCGACTATACGGGTACTTTCTTACTTGGGAAATCAGACTTTTATCACTCATCAGCCACTGTTTTGGAGGCAGAATCTCTAGCCTTGCTTGATGCTATTAAAGTGGCTATTTCAAATGAGATGCATGTTGTATTATTTGAAACTGATTCGAAGATCTTAGCTGATGCACTCACCAATAACTCTTCCCCTACCAATGAGTTTGGAGATCTTGTAACCCAATGTAGAAGTCTCTTACTTGATAAACCCGACTTTGCAGTGTCGTATGTTGGCAAGCAAATAGTGTTGCTCATAGTATTGCTCGAGCTTCGCTATCTCATCCTAGCCCCCATATTTTTCATCATGTATTGCCTACTTTGTACCGcttaa
- the LOC11408531 gene encoding F-box/kelch-repeat protein At3g23880 isoform X2, with product MSQGNNNRNDVETTNTQRQRLVAGTLTCPPLELPTLLFDLLPEILCRLPVKLLVQLRCLFLTQTQLHIPSTLTNGNHGVRLICSCDGVFCGQLNNDSYFLWNPSITKFKLLPPLENHEWTSLSFGYDHFIDNYKVIVVSDENEVRVNTLGTDYWRKIEDIHCYTKYGPGIFVCGTVNWVSWDVIISLDLEKESCQELCPPDFGNENNWWNLGVLRDCLCVFAGSDEYWDVWIMKEYGNKEFWTKLYTIPTIVYAEFLQDQGLVVDQDLLVNAALYISEDDQLLVKCYQLDNNHGATLAYIKFVVYDSKTGTLNIPEFQNNYEHRDAIFYIESLISP from the exons ATGTCGCAGGGAAATAACAACCGAAACGACGTCGAAACAACCAACACTCAGAGGCAGCGATTGGTCGCCGGAACCCTAACATGCCCACCGCTGGAACTTCCAACTCTTCTTTTCGATCTTTTGCCTGAGATTCTGTGCAGGCTTCCGGTGAAATTACTAGTACAGCTTCGATGCCTTT TTCTTACACAAACACAACTACACATTCCTAGTACTCTCACAAATGGAAATCATGGCGTGCGTCTGATTTGCTCTTGCGATGGCGTGTTTTGTGGTCAGCTCAATAATGATTCTTATTTCTTGTGGAACCCTTCCATTACAAAGTTTAAGTTATTGCCTCCTTTGGAGAATCACGAATGGACATCACTAAGCTTTGGATATGATCATTTCATTGATAATTATAAGGTCATTGTTGTTTCTGACGAAAATGAAGTTAGGGTTAATACTTTGGGGACTGATTATTGGAGAAAGATAGAGGACATCCATTGTTACACCAAGTATGGCCCGGGGATATTTGTGTGTGGCACTGTTAATTGGGTTTCATGGGATGTCATTATTTCTCTTGATTTAGAGAAGGAGTCATGTCAAGAGCTTTGCCCACCTGACTTTGGGAATGAAAATAATTGGTGGAATTTGGGTGTGCTCAGGGATTGCTTGTGTGTCTTTGCAGGTAGTGATGAATATTGGGATGTTTGGATTATGAAGGAGTatggaaataaggagttttggaCTAAACTGTACACTATTCCTACCATAGTATATGCAGAGTTTTTGCAAGATCAGGGTTTAGTAGTCGATCAGGATTTATTAGTCAATGCTGCTTTATATATTTCAGAGGATGACCAACTGTTGGTGAAATGTTATCAGCTTGATAATAATCATGGTGCGACACTAGCCTATATCAAGTTTGTTGTTTATGATTCCAAAACTGGCACTTTGAATATTCCTGAGTTTCAAAACAACTATGAGCATAGAGATGCAATTTTCTACATTGAGAGTTTGATATCACCTTAA